ACGTGATACTAAATTAGGACCGGAAGAAATCACAAGAGACGTTCCTGGTGTCGGTGATGATGCGTTAAAAGATTTGGATGAAAGAGGTATTATCCGTATCGGTGCAGAAGTTCGTGCCGGCGATATCCTGGTTGGTAAAGTAACTCCAAAGGGAGAGACAGAGCTGACAGCAGAAGAGAGACTTCTTCGTGCAATCTTTGGTGAAAAAGCAAGAGAAGTACGTGATACTTCCTTAAAAGTACCTCATGGTGAATATGGTATCGTTGTAGATGCAAAAGTATTTACAAGAGAAAACGGTGATGAATTATCACCAGGTGTAAACCAGGCAGTTCGTATTTACATTGCACAGAAGAGAAAAATCTCTGTCGGTGACAAGATGGCTGGACGTCATGGTAACAAGGGTGTCGTTTCCCGTGTATTACCTGTTGAAGATATGCCATTCCTTCCAAACGGCCGTCCTCTTGATATCGTACTTAACCCATTGGGTGTACCATCCCGAATGAACATCGGTCAGGTCTTGGAGATTCACTTAAGTCTTGCTGCAAAAGCATTAGGATTTAACATCGAGACACCTGTATTCGATGGTGCAAAGGAAATTGATATCCAGGATACACTGGAATTAGCAAATGATTATGTAAACTTCGAATGGGAAGACTTTGAAGCAAAATACAAAGACACCTTAAACGAAGATGTTATGAAGTACTTATATGACAACAGAGCTCACAGAGCTTTATGGAAAGGTGTTCCAATTTCCCGTGATGGAAAAGTTCAGTTACGTGATGGACGTACTGGAGAACCATTCGATTCACCGGTAACAATCGGACACATGCATTACCTGAAGCTGCATCATCTGGTAGATGATAAGATTCATGCACGTTCTACAGGCCCTTACTCCTTAGTAACACAGCAGCCATTAGGTGGTAAAGCGCAGTTCGGTGGACAGCGTTTCGGTGAGATGGAGGTATGGGCACTGGAAGCTTATGGTGCATCCTACACATTACAGGAAATCTTAACTGTGAAATCTGATGATGTTGTCGGACGTGTTAAGACATACGAAGCAATTATTAAGGGTGATAATATTCCAGAACCAGGAATTCCAGAATCCTTTAAAGTATTATTAAAAGAACTTCAGTCCTTAGGTCTTGATGTCAAAGTCTTAGACGAGAACAGAAATGAAGTAGAATTAATGGAAACAAGCGAATACGGCAATACAGACTTGAATTCAATCATCTCCGGAGACAAAGATTTCGCATTCGAAGATAGTGAGTCCTTCTCCAAGATGGGATTCTCCAAGAAAGAATTCAACTCTGAAAGCGGAGAACTTGTAGATTCCGAAGAAGAAGAGACAGATGACATTGAAGAAGGTTTTGACTTCGCAGATGACATGTCAGAAGATGGATTTGATGAGTAAACTACTGTAGAAAGGGAGTGTCATTCATGCCAGAGACAATGAATAAAGAAACGACGAACCAGTCTGTATCATTCGATGCGATTCAGATTGGCCTTGCTTCACCGGAAAAGATCAGAGAATGGTCCAGAGGCGAAGTTAAGAAACCGGAAACCATTAATTACAGAACTTTGAAGCCTGAAAAAGATGGTTTGTTCTGCGAAAAGATTTTCGGACCAAGCAAGGACTGGGAGTGTCATTGTGGTAAATATAAGAAAATTCGTTACAAAGGTGTTGTTTGTGACCGTTGTGGCGTTGAGATTACAAAAGCCAGCGTTCGTAGAGAACGTATGGGACACATTGAGCTTGCAGCTCCTGTGTCTCATATCTGGTATTTCAAGGGTATCCCATCCCGTATGGGATTAATCCTTGACTTATCTCCAAGAACCTTGGAGAAAGTACTTTATTTTGCATCTTACATCGTATTAGATGCTGGTGATACAGCTTTACAGTACAAACAGGTATTGTCTGAAGCAGAATACCAGGAAGCAAGAGAACAGTACGGCAATGCATTCCGTGTAGGAATGGGAGCAGAAGCAATTCAGGAATTATTGCATGCAATTGATCTTGAAAAAGATTCCGCAGAATTAAAAGCTGAATTGACAGATGCAACAGGTCAGAAACGTGCAAGAATCATCAAGAGACTGGAAGTTGTAGAAGCATTCCGTGAATCCGGCAACAAACCAGAGTGGATGATTATGACTGTAATTCCGGTTATCCCGCCAGACTTACGTCCTATGGTTCAGTTGGATGGTGGACGTTTTGCAACATCCGATTTGAATGATTTATACAGAAGAATTATCAACAGAAATAACCGTCTGAGAAGACTGTTAGAGTTAGGTGCTCCTGACATCATCGTTCGTAACGAGAAACGTATGTTACAGGAAGCGGTTGATGCCTTGATCGATAATGGCCGTCGCGGACGTCCGGTAACCGGTCCTGGTAACAGAGCATTGAAATCTTTATCTGATATGTTAAAAGGTAAGGGAGGTCGTTTCAGACAGAACTTGCTTGGTAAACGAGTTGACTACTCAGGTCGTTCCGTTATCTGTGTAGAACCTAAGTTAAAGATTTATCAGTGTGGTCTTCCAAAAGAGATGGCAATCGAATTGTTCAAACCTTTTGTAATGAAAGAGTTAGTTGCCAACGGAACAGCGCACAACATCAAATCTGCTAAGAAAATGGTAGAAAGACTTCAGACAGAGGTTTGGGACGTTCTCGAAGAAGTAATCAAAGAACATCCGGTTATGTTAAACCGTGCTCCTACACTTCATAGATTAGGTATCCAGGCATTCGAGCCAATCTTAGTAGAAGGTAAAGCAATCAAACTTCACCCATTGGTATGTACCGCGTTCAACGCCGATTTCGACGGTGACCAGATGGCTGTACATCTTCCATTGTCAGTAGAAGCTCAGGCTGAGTGTAGATTTATGTTATTATCTCCAAACAACCTGTTAAAACCATCCGATGGTGGCCCTGTGGCCGTTCCTTCACAGGATATGGTACTTGGTATCTACTACCTGACACAGGAAAGACCAGGTGTTAAGGGAGAAGGCAAATTCTTCAAGAGTGTAAACGAAGCAATCCTTGCTTACGAAAATGGTGTTATCACCCTTCACTCTAAGATTAAAGTCCGTATGACTAAGAAATTAGCGGACGGAACAGAAAAATCCGAGATTATCGAATCCACATTAGGACGTTTCATTTTCAATGAAATCATTCCACAGGATTTAGGATTTGTAGATAGAAGCATTCCGGAAAACGAGATGAAACTTGAAATCGACTTCCTGGTTGCCAAAAAGCAGATTAAACAGATTCTTGAAAAAGTAATCAACATTCATGGTGCTACAAAGACTGCAGAAGTACTCGATGATGTAAAGGCAATGGGTTACAAATTCTCCACAAGAGCAGCAATGACCGTATCCATTTCCGATATGACAGTACCACCACAGAAACCAGAAATGATTGCTCAGGCTCAGGATACTGTAGACAGAATTACAAGACAGTACAAACGTGGTCTTATCACAGAGGAAGAACGTTACAAAGAAGTTGTTGAAACATGGAAAGAGACCGATGATGAGCTGACGCATGCTCTGTTATCCGGACTTGATAAATACAACAACATCTTCATGATGGCGGACTCTGGAGCCCGTGGTTCTGATAAACAGATCAAACAGTTAGCAGGTATGCGTGGTTTGATGGCTGATACAACAGGTCGTACCATCGAGCTGCCTATCAAGTCAAACTTCCGTGAAGGTCTTGACGTACTGGAATACTTCATGTCTGCGCACGGTGCTCGTAAAGGACTTTCCGATACAGCGCTTCGTACAGCCGATTCCGGTTACCTGACAAGACGTCTTGTTGACGTTTCCCAGCATATGATCGTTCGTGAGTCCGATTGTTGCGAAGGAAAAGACAGAGAGATTCCAGGAATGTGGGTAAAAGCATTCATGGATGGAAAAGAAGAAATCGAAAGCTTACAGGAACGTATTACAGGTCGTTTCTCCTGCAATACCATCTGCGACAAAGACGGAAATGTTCTTGTAAAAGCAAACCATATGATTACACCAAAACGTGCAGCACTTGTTATGAGCAAAGGTGTGGATGAGAATGGAGAACCATTAACAAAAGTTAAGATTCGTACCGTACTTTCCTGCCGTTCCCACATGGGTGTTTGTGCAAAATGTTACGGTGCTAACATGGCAACAGGCCAGGCAGTACAGGTTGGTGAAGCAATCGGTATCATCGCAGCACAGTCTATCGGTGAACCAGGTACACAGCTTACCATGCGTACGTTCCATACCGGTGGTGTTGCCGGAAACGATATCACACAGGGTCTTCCTCGTGTCGAGGAAATCTTTGAGGCAAGAAAACCTAAGGGTCTTGCCATTATCACAGAATTTGGCGGCGTAGCTACCATCAAAGACACAAAGAAGAAACGTGAAATCATCGTTACCAACCAGGAAACAGGAGAGACAAAGGCTTACCTTATCCCTTATGGTTCCAGAATTAAGATTATGGACGGAGCAGTACTTGAAGCCGGTGATGAGCTGACAGAAGGTTCTGTAAACCCACACGATATCCTGAAAATCAAAGGTGTTCGTGCCGTTCAGGATTATATGCTTCGTGAAGTTCAGCGAGTATATCGTCTCCAGGGTGTAGAAATCAATGATAAACATATCGAGGTTATTGTTCACCAGATGTTACAGAAGATTCGTGTAGAAGAAAACGGAGATTCTGATATGCTTCCAGGAACAATGGTAGATACATTAGATTTTGAAGATACAAACGAATTGCTTGTAAAAGAAGGCAAGACTCCTGCAGAAGGTTCCCAGGTATTACTTGGTATTACCAAGGCATCTCTTGCTACGAACTCCTTCTTATCAGCAGCATCCTTCCAGGAAACAACAAAAGTTCTGACAGAAGCTGCAATTAAAGGAAAGATTGACCCATTGATTGGTATGAAAGAAAACGTAATCATCGGTAAATTAATTCCGGCAGGTACTGGTATGAAGAGATATCGTAACATCAAGTTAGACTCTGACGTAAGTCAGAATGATGACATCATGTTCGATGATTTCGACAACTTTGATATGGACTCCGTGGAAAATGAAGAAAAAGCTACAGAAACCGTAGAAGAATAAAAGGTAAGAGGCTGCCGCATTTGGGTGCGCAGCCTCTTTTTCTTTGTGTTATAGAAAAATGATGCTTCAACAAAAAGATTTTGTATCAGGAAAAAAACATAAAAAATTCGAGAAAATTTAGGAAATTAGTTCAGCTTTTTGTCAAAACATCCGATAAAATTGATAAGAGTTATTGCAACATAAAATTAACTTTAAGGAAAACATTTGATTTCAAGGATAGAAAACAAAGCAAAGGAGAAATGTTTATGTACAAGGACGTAAAAGAAAAATTTTCTTGGAAAACGATGAAAAAGGTTTTGGCAGTCGTTGTTTCAATCTGTCTGGTGGTTACGATTGTGCAATTGCCAGGTATTACAGCGCATGCAGAAGACGGAGTCGTTTACCATGATTACTGGAATTCAGCGGAAGGAGAGAAGTCAGCAGTTGAGGAAAAGACTGTGGCGGCAATGTTTACCATCAATCAGAACACGGATGGTGCAGAGCAGCTTGAGAGTGTTGCCTTTGATTTGCAGAAGAATATTGCATTGGATGCAACATCCGCAAATAAAGCAACGGCAACTGTTTATGTAAATCCAACCAATGCAAATGATCCGACAAGCGGAACATATTTATGCCAGGTAGAAGGTCAGGGAAATCTTGACGAAGGAACCAACCGGATTCAGCTGAATGCAACACAGGCAGCGCTTGCCCAAGGAACCGTAGTAGCGGTTGTTGTAGGTTTGAACGGGGAT
This genomic window from Roseburia sp. 831b contains:
- the rpoC gene encoding DNA-directed RNA polymerase subunit beta', with the protein product MPETMNKETTNQSVSFDAIQIGLASPEKIREWSRGEVKKPETINYRTLKPEKDGLFCEKIFGPSKDWECHCGKYKKIRYKGVVCDRCGVEITKASVRRERMGHIELAAPVSHIWYFKGIPSRMGLILDLSPRTLEKVLYFASYIVLDAGDTALQYKQVLSEAEYQEAREQYGNAFRVGMGAEAIQELLHAIDLEKDSAELKAELTDATGQKRARIIKRLEVVEAFRESGNKPEWMIMTVIPVIPPDLRPMVQLDGGRFATSDLNDLYRRIINRNNRLRRLLELGAPDIIVRNEKRMLQEAVDALIDNGRRGRPVTGPGNRALKSLSDMLKGKGGRFRQNLLGKRVDYSGRSVICVEPKLKIYQCGLPKEMAIELFKPFVMKELVANGTAHNIKSAKKMVERLQTEVWDVLEEVIKEHPVMLNRAPTLHRLGIQAFEPILVEGKAIKLHPLVCTAFNADFDGDQMAVHLPLSVEAQAECRFMLLSPNNLLKPSDGGPVAVPSQDMVLGIYYLTQERPGVKGEGKFFKSVNEAILAYENGVITLHSKIKVRMTKKLADGTEKSEIIESTLGRFIFNEIIPQDLGFVDRSIPENEMKLEIDFLVAKKQIKQILEKVINIHGATKTAEVLDDVKAMGYKFSTRAAMTVSISDMTVPPQKPEMIAQAQDTVDRITRQYKRGLITEEERYKEVVETWKETDDELTHALLSGLDKYNNIFMMADSGARGSDKQIKQLAGMRGLMADTTGRTIELPIKSNFREGLDVLEYFMSAHGARKGLSDTALRTADSGYLTRRLVDVSQHMIVRESDCCEGKDREIPGMWVKAFMDGKEEIESLQERITGRFSCNTICDKDGNVLVKANHMITPKRAALVMSKGVDENGEPLTKVKIRTVLSCRSHMGVCAKCYGANMATGQAVQVGEAIGIIAAQSIGEPGTQLTMRTFHTGGVAGNDITQGLPRVEEIFEARKPKGLAIITEFGGVATIKDTKKKREIIVTNQETGETKAYLIPYGSRIKIMDGAVLEAGDELTEGSVNPHDILKIKGVRAVQDYMLREVQRVYRLQGVEINDKHIEVIVHQMLQKIRVEENGDSDMLPGTMVDTLDFEDTNELLVKEGKTPAEGSQVLLGITKASLATNSFLSAASFQETTKVLTEAAIKGKIDPLIGMKENVIIGKLIPAGTGMKRYRNIKLDSDVSQNDDIMFDDFDNFDMDSVENEEKATETVEE